From the Streptomyces nodosus genome, the window GCGGCGCGGGCCGAAGGCCGCGACCAGCTGACCGAGGAAGTCCAGGGCGGCGGGCGTGAGGATCTCCCCATGACGGTCGCCCAGCGGCGCGAGAACGCGGACGGGGCGGGGCAGAGCAGTGGTGGTCATCGCTTCTCCTGAGGGAAGGAGGGAGGGGGAGCGGGGGCGCCGTGGCCTAGTGGAACTGGGCCTCCTCCGTGGAACCGGTCAGGGCGGTGGTGGAGGACGCGGGGTTGACGGCGGTGGAGACCAGGTCGAAGTAGCCGGTGCCGACCTCGCGCTGGTGCCGCACGGCGGTGAAGCCGTGCGCCTGGGCGGCGAACTCCTTCTCCTGGAGGTCGACATAGGCGGTCATGCCGTGCTCGGCGTAGCCGCGGGCGAGGTCGAACATGCCGTGGTTGAGGGAGTGGAAGCCGGCCAGCGTGATGAACTGGAACGTGTAGCCCATCGCACCCAGCTCGCGCTGGAACTTGGCGATCCGGTCGTCGTCCAGGGTGGCCTTCCAGTTGAAGGACGGGGAGCAGTTGTACGCCAGCATCCGGTCCGGGTACCGCGCGTGGACGGCCTCGGCGAACTCGCGGGCCTGCGCCAGGTCGGGCGTGCCCGTCTCGACCCACAGCAGGTCGGCGTACGGGGCGTAGGCGAGCCCGCGGGCGATCGCCGGAGCCATGCCGCCCCGCACCCGGTGGAACCCCTCGGCCGTGCGCTCGCCGGTGACGAACTCGGCGTCCCGCTCGTCGACGTCGCTCGTCAGCAGGGTGGCTGCGAGAGCGTCGGTGCGGGCGACGACGACCGTGGGGACGTCGGCGATGTCCGCCGCCAGCCGGGCCGCGTTCAGGGTGCGGATGTGCTGGGAGGTCGGCACCAGCACCTTGCCGCCCAGGTGGCCGCACTTCTTCTCCGAGGCGAGCTGGTCCTCGAAGTGGATCCCGGCCGCGCCCGCCGCGATCATCGCCTTGGTCAGCTCGAAGGCGTTCAGAGGGCCGCCGAAGCCGGCCTCCGCGTCGGCGACGATCGGCACCAGCCAGTCCGTGGTGTCGCCGGCGTCCTCGGCGGTGGCGATCTGGTCGGCGCGCAGCAGCGCGTTGTTGATCCGACGGACCACCTGCGGAACGGAGTTGGCCGGGTACAGGCTCTGGTCGGGGTAGGTGTGGCCGGCCTGGTTGGCGTCGGCGGCGACCTGCCAGCCGGACAGATAGACGGCCTGCAGACCGGCCTTGACCTGCTGGACCGCCTGGCCGCCGGTGAGGGCCCCGAGCGCGTGGACGTAGTCGAGTTCATGCAGCTGCCGCCACAGTCGCTCGGCGCCGCGCCGGGCCAGGGTGTGCTCCTCGCGGACGCTGCCGGAGAGCCGGATCACGTCCTCGGCGCCATAGGTCCGTTCGATGCCCTGCCAGCGCGGGTCGGTGGCCCAGCGCCGTGCGAGTTCCTCGGCCGCCTGTGTCCTCGCCTCTGCCATGACGGTCACCCTCTCCTCGGTCTGCCAACGGCTGCCAACGCCCACAGAGGGACGCATCGAGATGGCACTCTGTGCCGCCAATCTTGGGGTGCGGCCTCGTCGGCACGCGGCGACGCGAAGGTGGGCAACCCCTTCGGGTGTGCCTCGCAATCGCTGGTATCCCCTGATGCAAGGGCATATGTCGCGCTTCGGTTCCGGTCGGTGGTCGTCGGTGTCCGGCGGCCGCACTTAAACTTTCGCACTGGCACTCAGTGCCAGCAACCGTGGAAGCATGCCAACTTTTGCGAATCTTCCGTCCGTCATTTGCCAAGTTTGCGAAGGATCGAGGAAGGGCCCGATCGCATACGCTGACGGGGAGCCGGAGACGGAGGTCGATCGGGTGAGCAAGACCTATGCGGGGGTGCGGCTGCGACGCCTGCGCGAGGAACGCCGGATGAGCCAGGCGGAACTGGCCCGCGTCCTCGGTATCTCGCCCAGCTATCTCAACCAGATGGAGCACGACTCCCGTCCCCTCACCGTGCCCGTCCTGCTG encodes:
- the aceA gene encoding isocitrate lyase, producing MAEARTQAAEELARRWATDPRWQGIERTYGAEDVIRLSGSVREEHTLARRGAERLWRQLHELDYVHALGALTGGQAVQQVKAGLQAVYLSGWQVAADANQAGHTYPDQSLYPANSVPQVVRRINNALLRADQIATAEDAGDTTDWLVPIVADAEAGFGGPLNAFELTKAMIAAGAAGIHFEDQLASEKKCGHLGGKVLVPTSQHIRTLNAARLAADIADVPTVVVARTDALAATLLTSDVDERDAEFVTGERTAEGFHRVRGGMAPAIARGLAYAPYADLLWVETGTPDLAQAREFAEAVHARYPDRMLAYNCSPSFNWKATLDDDRIAKFQRELGAMGYTFQFITLAGFHSLNHGMFDLARGYAEHGMTAYVDLQEKEFAAQAHGFTAVRHQREVGTGYFDLVSTAVNPASSTTALTGSTEEAQFH